One window of the Streptomyces asoensis genome contains the following:
- a CDS encoding PA14 domain-containing protein, translated as MTRTRLTALAATAVLAATSGMIAAAPASAAVTCTSPVWRAQYFGNSTFSGTPKLTACDAAISENYGYGDPTGVTLPKDNFSVRWSLTRDFGSGGPFRLSAATQDGMRVHVDGVRKINLWKNVSATARKAVDLTIPAGRHTIRVDYVAWTGLAHAAFTYAPRTEAAVDTVKPLAPTGLTAAYHRDTTKTTLRWAANKEMDLAGYRLYRRLSTTQWVKVSGSSLLTSPSFVDATPATGQTFLYEVRAVDKAGRESAGSLDATAVTVDRTGPAAPTGLTVAGDAWWATLAWQGVADAATYEVYAASAATGPFELLGTTTTTSYRTDAPVNTARYYRVRALDALGNPSAYAAVTGDGVDRTPPKSPASLGSVVRVGYTDVYWKQPDGFYEDFDNGGTYRVYRSPGKALDPTALTRVPCAEESDETSTGGICHDLDMPAGTYVTYAVAAVDPAGNESALSAPLVVRTGDRVAPGPLTGVTATPRADGVLMSWAASAEDDVERYTAWTGARQADGTVKWLGSASCREGTSDPLAVLCGDLPDGETYVYAVVARDRWDNALHPSDPKVTVVEATELDVRPSVTVTRDWDLGSLGHGTVIGGPDEDGPSIGWRCDRTAECATVAGYRVSRWNATTKAYEPLHTGLLPAETRAYTDTTAARGTTHFYTLEAVRADSSVAGTHVWNCVFQDRV; from the coding sequence ATGACTCGCACCCGGCTGACCGCGCTGGCCGCGACGGCCGTCCTCGCCGCCACCAGCGGCATGATCGCCGCCGCCCCGGCCTCCGCGGCCGTCACCTGCACCTCTCCCGTCTGGAGGGCGCAGTACTTCGGCAACTCCACCTTCAGCGGCACCCCGAAGCTGACCGCCTGCGACGCCGCCATCAGCGAGAACTACGGGTACGGCGACCCGACGGGCGTCACGCTGCCCAAGGACAACTTCTCCGTCCGCTGGTCCCTCACCCGGGACTTCGGCTCCGGCGGCCCCTTCAGGCTCTCCGCCGCCACGCAGGACGGCATGCGCGTCCACGTCGACGGCGTGCGGAAGATCAACCTGTGGAAGAACGTCTCCGCCACCGCCCGCAAGGCCGTCGACCTGACCATCCCGGCCGGCAGGCACACGATCCGCGTGGACTACGTGGCCTGGACCGGCCTCGCCCACGCCGCGTTCACGTACGCCCCGCGTACCGAGGCCGCCGTCGACACGGTCAAACCGCTCGCCCCGACCGGCCTCACCGCCGCGTACCACCGGGACACCACGAAGACCACCCTGCGCTGGGCCGCGAACAAGGAGATGGACCTCGCCGGCTACCGCCTCTACCGCCGGCTGAGCACCACCCAGTGGGTGAAGGTCAGCGGCTCGTCGCTGCTCACCTCCCCGTCCTTCGTGGACGCGACGCCCGCCACGGGCCAGACCTTCCTGTACGAGGTCCGCGCCGTCGACAAGGCGGGCCGCGAGTCCGCCGGCAGCCTCGACGCCACCGCGGTGACCGTGGACCGCACGGGCCCGGCGGCGCCGACCGGTCTCACGGTCGCCGGCGACGCGTGGTGGGCCACCCTGGCCTGGCAGGGTGTCGCCGACGCCGCGACGTACGAGGTGTACGCCGCCTCCGCGGCCACCGGGCCGTTCGAGCTGCTGGGCACGACGACCACGACCTCGTACCGCACCGACGCACCCGTGAACACCGCCCGGTACTACCGGGTCCGCGCCCTCGACGCGCTCGGCAACCCGTCGGCGTACGCCGCCGTCACCGGCGACGGCGTCGACCGGACGCCGCCGAAGTCCCCGGCCTCCCTCGGCTCCGTCGTCCGCGTCGGCTACACCGACGTGTACTGGAAGCAGCCCGACGGCTTCTACGAGGACTTCGACAACGGCGGGACCTACCGCGTCTACCGCTCGCCCGGCAAGGCCCTCGACCCGACCGCGCTCACCCGTGTGCCCTGCGCCGAGGAGAGCGACGAGACCAGCACCGGCGGCATCTGCCACGACCTGGACATGCCCGCGGGCACGTACGTGACGTACGCGGTCGCGGCGGTGGACCCGGCCGGCAACGAGTCGGCGCTGTCCGCCCCGCTCGTCGTCCGCACCGGCGACCGTGTCGCGCCCGGCCCGCTCACCGGCGTGACAGCCACCCCGCGCGCCGACGGCGTGCTGATGAGCTGGGCGGCCTCGGCCGAGGACGACGTCGAGCGCTACACGGCCTGGACCGGCGCCCGGCAGGCCGACGGCACGGTCAAGTGGCTCGGCTCCGCCTCCTGCCGGGAGGGCACGAGCGACCCGCTCGCGGTCCTCTGCGGCGACCTGCCGGACGGCGAGACGTACGTGTACGCGGTCGTCGCCCGGGACCGCTGGGACAACGCGCTGCATCCGAGCGACCCGAAGGTCACGGTCGTCGAGGCCACCGAGCTGGACGTCCGGCCGTCCGTGACGGTCACCCGGGACTGGGACCTCGGCAGCCTCGGCCATGGCACCGTGATCGGCGGACCCGACGAGGACGGACCGTCCATCGGCTGGCGGTGCGACAGGACGGCCGAGTGCGCCACCGTCGCGGGCTACCGGGTCAGCCGATGGAACGCGACCACCAAGGCGTACGAGCCGCTGCACACCGGACTGCTGCCGGCGGAGACCCGCGCCTACACGGACACCACGGCCGCGCGGGGGACCACGCACTTCTACACGCTTGAGGCAGTGCGCGCCGACAGCAGCGTCGCGGGCACACACGTGTGGAACTGCGTCTTCCAGGACCGCGTCTAG
- a CDS encoding NIPSNAP family protein, which produces MITIHLTYEIDADKLEDFEEYGRRWVGLVNRFGGTHHGYFLPSEGDSDIAYALFSFPGLAAYERYRTDSVSDPECQEAFELARRTRCIKRYERRFLRPLDGVS; this is translated from the coding sequence ATGATCACCATTCATCTGACGTACGAGATCGACGCCGACAAGCTGGAGGACTTCGAGGAGTACGGCCGCCGTTGGGTCGGGCTCGTCAACCGTTTCGGCGGGACGCACCACGGCTACTTCCTGCCGAGTGAGGGCGACAGCGACATCGCCTACGCCCTCTTCTCGTTTCCCGGTCTGGCTGCGTACGAGCGGTACCGCACGGACAGCGTGTCCGATCCGGAGTGCCAGGAGGCGTTCGAACTGGCTCGTCGCACGCGCTGCATCAAGCGATACGAACGCCGCTTCCTCCGGCCGCTCGACGGCGTGTCCTAG
- a CDS encoding flavin-containing monooxygenase gives MIPAQSERTVRDVRAVVVGAGFSGIGAAVRLREAGCDDVLVLEKGTHLGGTWRENTYPGCACDVPSTLYSYSFTPDAAWSRVFAGQQEILAYLRATAERYRLGDVLRCGVQVLGARWDGAAGRWLLETSDGPYSAAVLVLATGPWHVPRRLEVPGIEDFDGPVFHSARWDHSVDLTGRRVTVVGGGASAVQIVPAVAARAATVNLVQRTPQWVLPKPDLPVPAALNRLADRVPGARGALRAGQYALQEGFGYAFRHPQAARLLEAGARAHLRLAVPDVRLRRQLTPDYRLGCKRLLTSSTFYPALSQPHVRLHPTAVSAVRGNEVVGADGTTVPTDVLVEATGFRVGELPLATTLYGTNGRTLDEAWGGAPQAYLGTTVSGFPNLFLLLGPNLLGGSTSAITVLEAQLTYLVAALAHLDRGGHRALNVRPDAQAAHNTAVQEALATTVYNTGGCTSYYFTSTGRNAFAWPWSTGRLVRRLSRFDADAYTSDAPDRRLPLPAQARPQPGDRTTAANAEQP, from the coding sequence GTGATCCCGGCGCAGAGTGAGCGGACGGTCAGGGACGTGCGGGCCGTCGTCGTCGGAGCGGGGTTCTCCGGGATCGGGGCCGCCGTCCGGCTTCGCGAGGCAGGGTGTGACGACGTCCTTGTTCTCGAGAAAGGGACACACCTCGGCGGCACCTGGAGGGAGAACACCTACCCGGGCTGCGCCTGTGATGTGCCCTCGACGCTCTACAGCTACTCCTTCACACCGGATGCCGCCTGGAGCAGGGTCTTCGCCGGGCAGCAGGAGATCCTCGCCTATCTGCGGGCGACGGCCGAGCGGTACCGGCTCGGTGACGTGCTGCGCTGCGGCGTCCAGGTGCTGGGGGCGCGATGGGACGGGGCGGCCGGCCGCTGGCTGCTGGAGACCAGCGACGGGCCCTACAGCGCGGCGGTACTGGTCCTGGCCACCGGCCCGTGGCACGTCCCGCGCCGCCTGGAGGTGCCCGGCATCGAGGACTTCGACGGTCCCGTGTTCCACAGCGCCCGGTGGGATCACAGCGTCGACCTGACCGGGCGACGGGTGACCGTGGTGGGCGGCGGCGCCTCCGCCGTGCAGATCGTCCCGGCCGTCGCAGCCCGGGCCGCGACCGTCAACCTCGTCCAGCGCACACCCCAATGGGTGCTGCCCAAGCCCGATCTGCCGGTACCCGCAGCGCTCAACCGGCTTGCGGACCGCGTCCCCGGCGCACGCGGCGCCCTGCGCGCCGGCCAGTACGCCCTTCAGGAGGGCTTCGGCTACGCCTTCCGGCACCCGCAGGCCGCCCGCCTTCTCGAGGCGGGCGCCCGCGCACACCTGCGCCTCGCCGTCCCCGACGTGCGGCTGCGCCGACAACTGACACCGGACTACCGGCTGGGCTGCAAGCGCCTTCTGACGTCGAGCACCTTCTACCCGGCCCTGTCCCAGCCGCACGTGCGCCTGCATCCCACCGCCGTGAGCGCCGTACGGGGCAACGAGGTCGTCGGCGCCGACGGCACCACCGTCCCCACCGACGTGCTCGTCGAGGCCACGGGCTTCCGCGTCGGCGAGCTGCCGTTGGCCACGACCCTGTACGGCACGAACGGCCGGACACTCGACGAAGCCTGGGGCGGCGCACCGCAGGCGTACCTGGGCACCACCGTGAGCGGCTTCCCCAACCTCTTCCTGCTGCTGGGGCCCAACCTGCTCGGCGGCTCCACCTCCGCGATCACGGTCCTGGAAGCGCAACTGACGTACCTCGTCGCTGCTCTGGCCCACCTCGACCGAGGGGGCCACCGCGCCCTGAACGTCAGGCCGGACGCACAGGCCGCGCACAACACCGCCGTCCAGGAGGCGCTCGCGACCACGGTCTACAACACGGGCGGCTGCACCAGCTACTACTTCACCTCCACCGGGCGCAACGCCTTCGCCTGGCCGTGGTCCACCGGACGACTCGTGCGCCGCCTGAGCCGTTTCGACGCCGACGCCTACACCTCCGACGCACCGGACAGGCGCCTTCCCCTCCCCGCTCAGGCGAGGCCGCAGCCCGGAGACCGTACGACAGCCGCGAACGCGGAGCAGCCATGA
- a CDS encoding M55 family metallopeptidase, which translates to MKILISADMEGATGVTWPADVLPGAPEWERCRSMFTSDVNAAVLGFFDGGADEVLINEAHSTMRNLLLEQLDERAEMLTGRHKSLSMVEGVQHGDIDGIAFVGYHAGAGMEGVLAHTYLANSLTGVWLNDVRASEGLLNAHVVAEYGVPVVLVTGDDVACEDALGYAPEALKVAVKDHVSRYAAVCRTPARTAADIRAAAKEATQLAVRQEPLSGGPFTVVVEFDAEHLAMAATVVPGVARAGERKIAYTSGTMYEGIRTFKAVTTIVSAAIEEQYG; encoded by the coding sequence GTGAAGATCCTCATCAGCGCCGACATGGAGGGCGCCACCGGCGTCACCTGGCCGGCCGACGTGCTGCCGGGGGCACCGGAGTGGGAGCGGTGCCGGTCGATGTTCACCTCGGACGTCAACGCCGCCGTGCTCGGCTTCTTCGACGGCGGGGCGGACGAGGTCCTGATCAACGAGGCCCACTCGACGATGCGCAACCTGCTCCTCGAGCAGCTCGACGAGCGGGCGGAGATGCTCACCGGCCGGCACAAGTCCCTCTCCATGGTGGAGGGCGTCCAGCACGGGGACATCGACGGCATCGCCTTCGTCGGCTACCACGCGGGAGCCGGCATGGAGGGCGTCCTGGCCCACACCTACCTGGCCAACTCCCTCACCGGCGTCTGGCTGAACGACGTACGGGCCAGCGAGGGGCTGCTCAACGCGCACGTGGTCGCCGAGTACGGGGTGCCGGTCGTCCTCGTCACCGGTGACGACGTGGCCTGCGAGGACGCGCTCGGGTACGCGCCCGAGGCGTTGAAGGTCGCGGTGAAGGACCACGTCTCCCGGTACGCGGCCGTGTGCCGTACCCCGGCCCGCACGGCCGCCGACATCCGGGCGGCGGCGAAGGAGGCGACGCAGCTGGCGGTTCGTCAGGAACCGCTGAGCGGTGGGCCGTTCACAGTCGTCGTGGAGTTCGACGCCGAGCACCTCGCGATGGCGGCCACCGTCGTGCCCGGCGTCGCCCGTGCCGGCGAGCGGAAGATCGCGTACACCAGCGGCACCATGTACGAGGGCATCCGTACCTTCAAGGCGGTCACCACGATCGTCTCGGCCGCGATCGAGGAGCAGTATGGCTGA
- a CDS encoding M20/M25/M40 family metallo-hydrolase, whose amino-acid sequence MADAQARDEVVRFTSDLIRIDTTNRGGGDCRERPAAEYAAALLAEAGIEPTLLERTPGRTNVVGRIEGTDPAADALLVHGHLDVVPAEAADWSVHPFSGEVRDGVVWGRGAVDMKNMDAMILAVLRAWARQGVRPRRDLVIAFTADEEASAEDGSGFLADRHPGLFEGCTEAIGESGAFTFHDGAGREIYPIAAGERGTGWLKLTARGRAGHGSKVNRENAVTRLAAAVTRIGEHEWPLRLTPTVRAALTELAALYGVDADLHDVDGLLAKLGPAAALVEATVRNSANPTMLGAGYKVNVIPGEAVAYVDGRYLPGGEDEFRATLDQLTGPDVDWEFHHREVALQAPVDAPLYARMRSAVEEFAPEGHVVPYCMSGGTDAKQFSRLGITGYGFAPLKLPEGFDYQALFHGVDERVPVEALHFGVRVLDRFLRTA is encoded by the coding sequence ATGGCTGACGCGCAGGCGCGGGACGAGGTCGTCCGGTTCACCTCCGATCTCATCCGCATCGACACCACCAACCGCGGCGGCGGCGACTGCCGGGAACGGCCCGCCGCCGAGTACGCCGCCGCGCTGCTCGCCGAGGCGGGCATCGAGCCGACGCTCCTCGAACGCACCCCGGGGCGGACCAACGTCGTCGGGCGGATCGAGGGCACCGACCCGGCCGCGGACGCGCTGCTCGTCCACGGTCACCTGGACGTGGTGCCCGCGGAAGCCGCCGACTGGAGCGTCCACCCCTTCTCCGGGGAGGTGCGCGACGGGGTCGTGTGGGGGCGCGGTGCCGTCGACATGAAGAACATGGACGCGATGATCCTGGCCGTGCTGCGGGCCTGGGCCCGGCAGGGCGTCCGGCCCCGGCGCGACCTCGTCATCGCCTTCACCGCCGACGAGGAGGCCAGCGCCGAGGACGGCTCCGGGTTCCTCGCCGACCGGCATCCGGGACTGTTCGAGGGCTGCACCGAGGCCATCGGCGAATCCGGGGCGTTCACCTTCCACGACGGCGCGGGGCGCGAGATCTACCCCATCGCCGCGGGCGAGCGCGGCACCGGCTGGCTGAAGCTCACCGCACGCGGGCGCGCCGGACACGGCTCCAAGGTCAACCGGGAGAACGCGGTGACCCGCCTGGCCGCCGCCGTCACGCGTATCGGCGAGCACGAATGGCCCCTGCGGCTCACCCCGACCGTCCGTGCCGCCCTCACCGAACTCGCCGCGCTGTACGGCGTCGACGCCGACCTCCATGACGTGGACGGTCTGCTGGCGAAGCTCGGTCCGGCGGCCGCCCTGGTGGAGGCGACCGTCCGCAACAGCGCCAACCCGACCATGCTGGGCGCCGGTTACAAGGTCAACGTGATCCCCGGGGAGGCCGTCGCCTACGTCGACGGCCGCTATCTCCCGGGCGGCGAGGACGAGTTCCGCGCGACGCTCGACCAACTCACCGGCCCCGACGTCGACTGGGAGTTCCACCACCGCGAAGTCGCCCTCCAGGCACCCGTGGACGCCCCGCTCTACGCCCGTATGCGGTCCGCCGTCGAGGAGTTCGCGCCCGAGGGGCATGTGGTGCCGTACTGCATGTCCGGCGGTACGGACGCCAAGCAGTTCTCGCGGCTCGGCATCACCGGCTACGGCTTCGCACCGCTGAAGCTCCCGGAAGGCTTCGACTACCAGGCCCTCTTCCACGGCGTCGACGAACGGGTCCCGGTGGAGGCGCTGCACTTCGGCGTCCGGGTACTCGACCGGTTCCTGCGGACGGCCTAG